The sequence CAGTAACACTGATGAAGGCGTGGCCGCCGTCGCTAAAGGCGACAAAGACGGGAATGTACTCGCTGAGCTCTCCATCGTTAAGGAGGATTCAAAGGTAGCGTTGGAGTCCGACGGAGGCCGGAACGCCTCGGCGGCCTCGGCGGCGGCCCGTGCGATGTCCTGGGAGCAGGAGAACGAGGCCGGCACGCGGAGCCGCCATGCCGAGTCCGCGAAGTTGAGGCAAGCGGATCGGCCTCGTAGCATCATCGCCGCGACGTCGTGCGCCCGCGCCGCCATCTCCGCCGTGGGGAACGTGCCTAGCCAGATCCTGGACTTCTTGTTCGGCTCCCGCACCTCGCACACCCACCGCCCGGCGGCCCCCCGCT comes from Musa acuminata AAA Group cultivar baxijiao chromosome BXJ3-3, Cavendish_Baxijiao_AAA, whole genome shotgun sequence and encodes:
- the LOC103999586 gene encoding dehydration-responsive element-binding protein 1C-like, whose product is MEAFSGDDAAAATVSGTKGTWLYATVSEAPPKRPAGRTKFRETRHPVYKGVRQRGAAGRWVCEVREPNKKSRIWLGTFPTAEMAARAHDVAAMMLRGRSACLNFADSAWRLRVPASFSCSQDIARAAAEAAEAFRPPSDSNATFESSLTMESSASTFPSLSPLATAATPSSVLLEDGIGSQEGVTFDMVSYDGMDLGYCDYSGMAEGALVDSIWDDVAADADVSLWSYSI